The sequence CTTGTGGAAAGTCGCTGCTGTCATGGAAACGGATATTCATGATGGCTCCGAAAGTTGCTGCGTACTGTACGGTCCACGTTTTTATCCGCCTCCTCTTACATATTTCTCACCCGCCCAACTTGTGGGTTCTGGACGCGTATCGGCTTTGGCCATACCCTGGCCGAAACCGATAGAGGGAGCGGGATATGACCACCATTCGCCGCAACGCCGCGCTGGAGCAGTGCGAGTTGCTGGATCGTTCGCCGTGCCGGGTGCTGCTGGTGCAGGCCAGGGCCGGGCAGGGCAAGACGGTGCTGGCCGGGCAGTTCGCCGAGGAGGGCGGGGGTCCGGCGGGCTGGGTGGCCCTGAGCGGGCTGCACGCCTCGCCCACGGTGTTTCTGGAGGCTCTTTTGCGGGAGCTTTCGCGTCTGGCCCCGGAGGTGTCGCCGGAGGTGGTCATGGCCCCGGTGCTGGCCAGCACCACGCCAGGGGAGCGGGAGGTGGCCTTCCGTTCCGCCCTTGAGGCCGCCTTCGACGGCCGCGACGTTCGCCCCGCGCGGCTGGTGGTGGACGACGCCCATTTGCTGCTGGACTCCCCGGAATCCCTCGGCCTTCTGCGGGCGGCGGTGGACGCCACCCCGGACAGCCTGTCCTGGCTCGTCCTCACCCGGCACAAGCTGGAGCGGGAGGGCAAGCCGCTGTTCCGCTTCAACGAGTACCTGCGCATCGACGAGGGGCTGCTGGCCTTCGAGCGGCGCGAGGTGGTGGAACTGTACTCCGAGGTCTTCGGGGAGAAGCTGACCTCGGGCGAGGCGGACGGACTGCTCCGGGCCACCGAGGGCTGGCCCGCGGGGCTTGTGCTGTTGCATTCGGAGTCGCGCGGGCAGGGGCTGAACCTCACCCCCGGGGCCTCGCTGGACAGCTACTTCCTCAGCCTGTGCCTGGCCGGGGCGGACGAGGAAACCGCCACCCAGGCCATGCTCCTGGCCCACCTCAAGGAGATGCCCCGCGAACTGCTGGAGGAACTGCGGCTGGAGAAGGCCCAGGCATGGCTGGAAGGGCTGGCGCAAAGGCGTCTGTTCGTGCGGCGGGCGGAACGGGCGGGAGGCGTTACCTACTTCTTCCACCACCTGTTTCAGGAGAGCCTGCGCACGGCTGCTGGGGAGAATCTCGATCCGGAGCGTTTGCGGGAGTTCTGCCGCGCCGCCGGGGACAGGCTGGCCCGCCACGGCTCGCCGGAGGAGGCCATGCTCCTGGCCGCCTCGGTGCAGGACTGGCCGGTGCTGCTGGATATCCTGCGGGAGCACGGCGTGGGCCTGCTCTTCCGCAACCGCGACTCCCTGGTGCGCCAGGCCCTGGCCGACTGCCCGCAGGGAGATTTGGAATCCTCGGCCTGGGCCTGTCTCTGCCTGGGCCGCGCCCTGCTCACGGAAGACCCGGGACGCAGCGAACAGCTCTACCAGCGTGCGGCGGAGCGGTTCGTGGAGGCGGAGGATAGGTTTGGGGAGTTGTTGGCTCTGGTGTTGTTCGTCCAGTTCGAGATTTTCGTCAAAGCGGATTTGCGAGGGATGCGTGACATAGCCCCACGGTGTGAACGTCTCCTAGAAGAGCTTCAGGAATACTTGCCGCCAAAGCTAGAGCAAATCTGTTTGGAGCAGATATGCTATGCCATATGCTATGGCACAGGCGACTTTACTCACGCCACCAAAACACTTGAAAAATGCAGTGCATTTTCTTCACAGATCGGATTTGGCTCTCTCCCTCCGGAATTGCTCATTGTTGCCAGCCATATATGGACCGTGCAAGGTAATGAAATCGCCGCATTGCGAATGCTGCAAAAGCACTATCACAGCCGCAATGATGCATCTCTCAGTCCAGTAGCAAAAATTCTTTTCAATATTGTCTATCTCAACACAAGTCATATGCGAGGCAGGTTGGATGACTATGCATCCATGCGTGATGAATTGCTCTCTAATCACCAAGATGCATTGCAGAACAGCTATTTTGATGGCTTCATACGGATTTGGGATATTGATCTTGTCCGGAAGAAAGACGACCAGCAGGGTGTCCTGCTCATGGTGGATGAAGCCCTCTCGGATCCGAGAGTCGCCGGTATCTCCCATATTTCCAGTTTATGCTACATGGCCCGGGCTATGGCCTTGGCCATGCTCGGGGAGTCCGACAAAGCCTGGACTTCCATATCGCAAGCACTGCGGCTGCGTGCGAAATGTGGCGGGTTGATGTTTATTCACCTCGGCCATTCGGTGACCGCCTGCGTGCTCTCTCTCATTGGCGATCATCGCCGTGCTGAGCACGTTTTCGCGCGTTGTCTGCGGCGTTCGGACCAGTTTGGGGAGTATTCCGTCCGCGCCCAGCTCTACGCCTACCGCGCCCACATGCGGCTGGACCAGGGGCGGATGGACGAGGCTATGGCGGATTTTCGGGCCATGCTGGCCACCCTGGCCGTGTACGGCAACACCTACTTTTTCTACTGGTCGGACCGCGTCATGCTGCGGCTGTTCGGGGAGGCGGCCCGGCGGGGAGAGATGACCGCCCAGGCGGAAAAGATTCTGCGGCGGCAGCTCGACCACGGCGTCCACCAGGGGGAGATCGTGCCGCTGCTGCGTGTCCGCTCCATCGGCGAGTTGCGCTTGAGCGCGGCGGACGGGGCCGCCCTGGACCGGGGCGACCTGACCGCCGGGCAGGAGGCGCTTTTGCGTTTGCTGTTGCAGCGGCCGGACAGAAGTCTGGCCGTGGAGCGGGTGATGGCCGCGCTGTGGCCGGAACAGGCCCAGGGCAAGGCCAGGCGCAGCTTCGACACCGCCCTCTCCCGGCTGCGCAAGCTGCTGGACGCCACCTTCGGCTCCGGGCGCGGCAAGGCGTATCTGCGGACCCGCTCCGGGGTGCTGCGGCTGGCCTGCTGCCGGGTGGACGCCGAGGAGCTGCGGGCGGAGATCGAGGAGGGGCTGCGGGCCGCGCGGGAGAACGAGCCCTGGCACGCGGACATGCGCTTCAGGGCCATGCGGCGGCTGGTGGAGGCCGCGCCGGGGGACGCGGAGTGGCCTTTCGAGCTGGCCGAGGCCGTCAGCCGGGCCGCCCTGGCCTGGGCGGACATCCTGGTGGCGGCGCGGGAGAGCCAGCGCGCCGTGGAGGCCCTGCAAAGCGCCCTGCGCCCGGCTCCGCTGGACGAGCCCCTCAACATGCGCCTCTACCGCCTGCTGCTGGACACCCGCCAGTCCGACCACGCCGCCAGGCACCTGCGGGAATACGCCGACCGCCT is a genomic window of Desulfohalovibrio reitneri containing:
- a CDS encoding AAA family ATPase, whose protein sequence is MTTIRRNAALEQCELLDRSPCRVLLVQARAGQGKTVLAGQFAEEGGGPAGWVALSGLHASPTVFLEALLRELSRLAPEVSPEVVMAPVLASTTPGEREVAFRSALEAAFDGRDVRPARLVVDDAHLLLDSPESLGLLRAAVDATPDSLSWLVLTRHKLEREGKPLFRFNEYLRIDEGLLAFERREVVELYSEVFGEKLTSGEADGLLRATEGWPAGLVLLHSESRGQGLNLTPGASLDSYFLSLCLAGADEETATQAMLLAHLKEMPRELLEELRLEKAQAWLEGLAQRRLFVRRAERAGGVTYFFHHLFQESLRTAAGENLDPERLREFCRAAGDRLARHGSPEEAMLLAASVQDWPVLLDILREHGVGLLFRNRDSLVRQALADCPQGDLESSAWACLCLGRALLTEDPGRSEQLYQRAAERFVEAEDRFGELLALVLFVQFEIFVKADLRGMRDIAPRCERLLEELQEYLPPKLEQICLEQICYAICYGTGDFTHATKTLEKCSAFSSQIGFGSLPPELLIVASHIWTVQGNEIAALRMLQKHYHSRNDASLSPVAKILFNIVYLNTSHMRGRLDDYASMRDELLSNHQDALQNSYFDGFIRIWDIDLVRKKDDQQGVLLMVDEALSDPRVAGISHISSLCYMARAMALAMLGESDKAWTSISQALRLRAKCGGLMFIHLGHSVTACVLSLIGDHRRAEHVFARCLRRSDQFGEYSVRAQLYAYRAHMRLDQGRMDEAMADFRAMLATLAVYGNTYFFYWSDRVMLRLFGEAARRGEMTAQAEKILRRQLDHGVHQGEIVPLLRVRSIGELRLSAADGAALDRGDLTAGQEALLRLLLQRPDRSLAVERVMAALWPEQAQGKARRSFDTALSRLRKLLDATFGSGRGKAYLRTRSGVLRLACCRVDAEELRAEIEEGLRAARENEPWHADMRFRAMRRLVEAAPGDAEWPFELAEAVSRAALAWADILVAARESQRAVEALQSALRPAPLDEPLNMRLYRLLLDTRQSDHAARHLREYADRLLEAGFSQDDVEEVLAGFGE